In Bosea vestrisii, the following are encoded in one genomic region:
- a CDS encoding purine-nucleoside phosphorylase, giving the protein MNRVPMVLGAAVLALASLGIHGAAMAAPTKVKVFVGSMFEIGANTGDRAGEFQHWYERYWQKSQPHEARGALKPVYCNEAGVCGAVLGMGKVNSSSSMQAILLDPDYDFSEAYFIITGVAGTPPSRGTIGDVSWGTWLVDYDLGHRWAPEEGKPGEPVFIPRKGYEEYRVFKLNPTLVGWATRLSSGVNLQDSDSAKQYRQRYPEERARAAPSVQTGTHMTGDTFFHGPGLSKEAQYMAKLYGADDYVITEMEAAAITLVIKRQFGTDRILSLRGAVNFDQGNPNETTLQHLDPAPGQTAGGFAETVANVEAVGSRVVDHIVGNWGEWQKGVPPLPAK; this is encoded by the coding sequence ATGAACCGGGTTCCAATGGTGCTGGGCGCCGCAGTCCTGGCGCTCGCCTCGCTCGGCATTCACGGCGCGGCCATGGCCGCGCCAACCAAGGTCAAGGTCTTCGTCGGCTCGATGTTCGAGATCGGCGCCAATACGGGCGACCGGGCCGGCGAGTTCCAGCACTGGTATGAGCGCTACTGGCAGAAGAGCCAGCCGCACGAGGCGCGCGGCGCGCTGAAGCCGGTCTATTGCAACGAGGCCGGCGTCTGCGGCGCGGTGCTCGGCATGGGCAAGGTCAATTCCTCCTCCTCGATGCAGGCGATCCTGCTCGATCCGGACTACGATTTCTCGGAAGCCTATTTCATCATCACCGGCGTCGCCGGAACGCCGCCGTCGCGTGGCACGATCGGCGACGTCTCTTGGGGCACCTGGCTGGTCGACTATGATCTCGGCCATCGCTGGGCGCCGGAGGAAGGCAAGCCCGGCGAGCCGGTGTTCATACCGCGCAAGGGCTATGAGGAGTACCGGGTCTTCAAGCTCAACCCGACGCTGGTCGGCTGGGCAACGCGGCTGAGCTCTGGGGTCAACCTGCAGGATTCCGATTCGGCGAAGCAGTATCGCCAGCGCTACCCCGAGGAGCGGGCCCGGGCCGCGCCATCGGTCCAGACCGGCACGCACATGACCGGCGACACCTTCTTCCACGGGCCTGGCCTGTCGAAGGAGGCGCAATACATGGCCAAGCTCTACGGCGCCGACGACTATGTCATCACCGAGATGGAAGCGGCGGCGATCACGCTGGTGATCAAGCGGCAATTCGGCACCGACCGGATCCTCAGCCTGCGCGGCGCGGTCAATTTCGACCAGGGCAACCCGAACGAGACGACCTTGCAACATCTCGACCCGGCGCCGGGCCAGACGGCCGGCGGCTTTGCCGAGACTGTCGCCAATGTCGAGGCGGTCGGCTCGCGCGTGGTCGATCACATCGTCGGCAACTGGGGCGAGTGGCAGAAGGGCGTGCCGCCGCTGCCGGCCAAATAG
- the queA gene encoding tRNA preQ1(34) S-adenosylmethionine ribosyltransferase-isomerase QueA — MDVGLFDFDLPEERIALRPVSPRDAARLLVVRPDAPEPLADRGIRDLIELLQPGDALVLNDTRVIHSRLWGRRYRGEASARIEIMLHKREAGDRWRAFARPAKKLNVGETIVFDSDGAGNACELARLQAEVEDKGEGGDIGLRFSLTGPYLDEAIARLGELPLPPYIAGKRATDQADARDYQTTYAREEGAVAAPTAGLHFTPELFEELKQRGVSSHFVTLHVGAGTFLPVKADDTDEHRMHAEWGTVSATTAEALNAVHAAGGRVVAVGTTSLRLLESATGEDGVIKPFSGDTAIFITPGYRFRAVDLLMTNFHLPRSTLFMLVSAFAGLDLMKRAYAHAIAEGYRFYSYGDGSLLFRDQNLA, encoded by the coding sequence ATGGACGTCGGCCTCTTCGACTTCGATCTGCCTGAGGAGCGCATCGCGCTGCGGCCTGTAAGCCCGCGCGATGCCGCAAGGCTGCTCGTCGTCCGCCCCGATGCACCCGAGCCGCTCGCGGACCGGGGCATCCGCGATCTCATCGAACTGCTCCAGCCCGGCGACGCGCTGGTGCTGAACGATACCCGTGTCATTCACTCGCGTCTGTGGGGGCGGCGCTATCGCGGCGAGGCCTCGGCCCGCATCGAGATCATGCTACACAAGCGCGAGGCAGGTGACCGCTGGCGCGCCTTCGCCCGCCCGGCCAAGAAGCTCAATGTCGGCGAGACGATCGTCTTCGACAGCGATGGCGCCGGCAATGCCTGCGAGCTCGCCCGGCTTCAGGCCGAGGTCGAGGACAAGGGGGAGGGCGGTGACATCGGCCTGCGCTTCTCGCTGACCGGCCCCTATCTCGACGAGGCGATCGCGCGGCTCGGCGAGCTGCCACTGCCGCCTTACATCGCCGGCAAGCGTGCGACCGACCAGGCCGACGCTCGCGATTACCAGACGACCTATGCGCGCGAAGAAGGCGCTGTCGCCGCACCGACGGCCGGGCTGCATTTCACGCCGGAGCTGTTCGAGGAGCTCAAGCAGCGCGGCGTCTCCAGCCATTTCGTCACCTTGCATGTCGGCGCTGGTACCTTCCTGCCGGTCAAGGCCGACGACACCGACGAGCACCGCATGCATGCCGAATGGGGCACGGTCAGCGCCACGACGGCCGAGGCGCTCAACGCCGTGCATGCTGCTGGTGGCCGTGTCGTCGCGGTTGGCACGACCTCGTTGCGCCTGCTCGAAAGCGCCACGGGAGAGGATGGCGTCATCAAGCCGTTCTCGGGCGACACCGCGATCTTCATCACGCCGGGTTATCGCTTTCGCGCCGTCGACCTGCTGATGACCAATTTCCACCTGCCGCGTTCGACGCTGTTCATGCTGGTCTCGGCCTTCGCCGGGCTCGACCTGATGAAGCGCGCCTATGCCCACGCCATCGCCGAGGGCTATCGCTTCTATTCCTATGGCGACGGCAGCCTGCTGTTCCGGGACCAGAACCTGGCCTGA